From Hirundo rustica isolate bHirRus1 chromosome 1, bHirRus1.pri.v3, whole genome shotgun sequence, a single genomic window includes:
- the MAFA gene encoding transcription factor MafA, with translation MASELAMSGELPTSPLAIEYVNDFDLMKFEVKKEPAEAERLCHRLPAGSLSSTPLSTPCSSVPSSPSFCAPSPGGQPAPGPPAAAASSLGSKQQLEELYWMSGYQHHLNPEALNLTPEDAVEALIGAPHHHHHHHQGYEPFRPQPFGGEELPPAAHHHPGHHHHHHHHLRLEDRFSDDQLVSMSVRELNRQLRGFSKEEVIRLKQKRRTLKNRGYAQSCRYKRVQQRHILENEKCQLQSQVEQLKQEVTRLAKERDLYKEKYEKLAGRGFPREPSPSAAPKAAAADFFM, from the coding sequence ATGGCCTCGGAGCTGGCCATGAGCGGGGAGCTGCCCACGAGCCCCCTCGCCATCGAGTACGTGAACGATTTCGACCTGATGAAGTTCGAGGTGAAGAAGGAGCCGGCGGAGGCGGAGCGGCTGTGCCACCGCCTGCCCGCCGGCTCCCTGTCGTCCACCCCGCTCAGCACGCCCTGCTCCTCCGTGCCTTCCTCGCCCAGCTTCTGCGCTCCCAGCCCCGGCGGGCAGccggcccccggccccccgGCTGCCGCGGCCTCTTCCCTGGGCTCcaaacagcagctggaggagctgtaCTGGATGTCGGGTTACCAGCATCACCTCAACCCCGAAGCTCTCAACCTGACGCCGGAGGACGCGGTGGAGGCGTTGATCGGTGCCcctcaccatcatcatcatcaccaccaAGGCTACGAGCCCTTCCGACCTCAGCCCTTCGGGGGCGAGGAGCTGCCGCCGGCCGCCCATCACCATCCCGgccaccaccaccatcatcatcaccacCTACGCCTGGAGGACCGGTTCTCCGACGATCAGCTGGTGAGTATGTCCGTGCGGGAGCTGAACCGGCAGCTGCGGGGCTTCAGCAAGGAGGAGGTGATCCGCCTCAAGCAGAAGAGGAGGACCTTGAAGAACCGGGGCTACGCTCAATCCTGCCGCTACAAGCGGGTCCAGCAACGGCACATCTTGGAGAACGAGAAATgccagctgcagagccaggtgGAGCAGCTCAAGCAGGAGGTGACCCGCTTGGCCAAGGAAAGGGATCTGTACAAAGAAAAATACGAGAAGTTGGCCGGCCGGGGCTTCCCGAGGGAGCCCTCCCCATCCGCCGCCCCAAAAGCCGCCGCCGCTGACTTCTTCATGTGA